GACCTGTTTGACAATGACATTATTCAATCAATCAAGAAAAAATATAAATTGCTCATCGGGGAGCGGACGGCGGAAACGATCAAGAAAGAAATCGCCACCGTCTTTCCGGGCAGCCGTAAGGAAGAGATGGACATCCGTGGCCGCGATATGGTCACAGGACTTCCGCGCACCATTACGATCAGCTCTGAAGAAGTGCGGGAAGCGCTGAGCGAGTCGGTCGCTATGATCGTCCAATCTGCGAAAAACGTTTTGGAAAAAACGCCGCCCGAACTATCCGCGGACATTATCGACAGAGGCGTCTTCCTTACAGGCGGGGGTGCTTTATTGCACGGAATCGACCAGCTGCTCGCCGAGGAATTGAAAGTTCCGGTATTCATTTCGGACAACCCTCTCAGCTGTGTGGCGATCGGGACGGGAATCCTCCTCGAGAACATTAGCAAATAAACTCGAAAAATCTTACGTCTGTTTGATTAATAAATGACGGATTCAACCGAAGATAATAGAAGGACGAATAATCGAAAGGGGGCGGGCATCATGTTCCGTGGATTTTACACAGTCGGCTCCGGCATGATTGCGCAGCAGCGCAGGACGGAAATGCTTGCGAACAATATCGCCAACGCCAATACACCGGGCTTCAAAGCTGAACAGTCGAGCATCCGTTCATTTCCGGAAATGTTCATGTCGAGCCTCAATGCAAAGCGCATCCCGACAGAAAAAGGCATTCAACTGAACGGTTTGTCGCCGGTCGGAGCCCTATCGACGGGTGTCTACATGCAAGAGACGATGCCGCTATTCACGCAAGGGTCTATCCGTGAAACCGGCATGACGACGGACGTTGCGTTATTGGACGGAAGCTTGCCGATCGACCCGGAAACCGGTGAACAGGGAGCCGTCTTTTTCCGCCTTGAAAACGGGAATGGAAATGAGCTCTACACGAAAAACGGGAATTTCACACTCGACGCGGCAGG
The genomic region above belongs to Sporosarcina sp. Marseille-Q4943 and contains:
- a CDS encoding flagellar hook-basal body protein, which gives rise to MFRGFYTVGSGMIAQQRRTEMLANNIANANTPGFKAEQSSIRSFPEMFMSSLNAKRIPTEKGIQLNGLSPVGALSTGVYMQETMPLFTQGSIRETGMTTDVALLDGSLPIDPETGEQGAVFFRLENGNGNELYTKNGNFTLDAAGYLTNPMGYYVLDTNGQRIQLQNDDFSISDAGDIMQEGAAVATLGVSFAEQPGTLQKQGNGLFASTAGNLPEAQNIAGVGYSFQQGYLEGSNVDAAKSMTDMLAAYRAFETNQKILQAYDRSMEKAVNEIGRVNG